The following coding sequences lie in one Vanessa atalanta chromosome 1, ilVanAtal1.2, whole genome shotgun sequence genomic window:
- the LOC125067172 gene encoding protein artichoke-like: MGSRGIEKWRWLVVVVAWACGAAARTLCPPRCACDDALRAASCANAGLEIVPIQLNPEATHINLTHNAIDNLLYTFAFYTQLTILDISYNRVQDLGSKNFDNNMEMTHLNVSHNALKRLDKDTFVGLKRLIDLDLSDNEISNIHLQTFKDLTTLERLDLSNNKLVNFEAETFEPLSSLKILSLKNNSILEIPSANLFFVVHLEYLDLSENLIQQIDKHGIPFLKELKHLDFNNNIIESVDQLGLHNLPSLRHLDLSDNNLTSIPTSALSKLSNLSHLYLSGNFFHNISSLSFQSLFHLKHLHLSRLYELEKVDSRAFVDNINLQKIWMNENLKVREVPPRLFHGNPKLTHIYMRNNALETLEASHFPIDTLQELEISGNPFVCNCSLLWLWKLGRDCEIRSKKFDNTSTILRIDYEDVKCAAPGHLRGVLFVQIPESEFGCSSGWVVVAIVVLTVSIIISVVGGFLYFMGPLKRCKGDKSKQVMNSVMLNADVSKLGNGLGYSTRSREQENKREVDRYLMIGSSVTNNFHSLNPPWHSVDKNPYYQEDSEEHIYQQFAYETIPHHRTPEKPHIVYV; encoded by the coding sequence ATGGGCTCACGCGGCATTGAAAAGTGGCGGTGGTTGGTGGTAGTCGTAGCGTGGGCATGTGGTGCCGCTGCAAGAACTCTATGTCCACCACGATGTGCATGCGACGACGCATTGAGAGCAGCTTCATGCGCAAACGCTGGTCTAGAGATCGTTCCCATCCAATTGAACCCAGAAGCAACACACATCAATCTAACTCACAATGCCATCGACAATCTTTTGTACACTTTCGCTTTTTATACACAACTTACCATCCTCGATATATCTTATAATCGAGTGCAAGATTTAGGTAGTAAGAATTTCGATAACAATATGGAGATGACTCATCTGAATGTTAGTCACAATGCGCTTAAACGACTGGATAAAGACACTTTTGTGGGCCTTAAGAGATTGATCGATTTAGACTTATCAGATaatgaaatatcaaatatacatCTGCAAACATTTAAGGATTTAACTACCTTGGAACGGCTCGATTTATCAAACAACAAACTTGTGAATTTCGAAGCTGAAACATTTGAACCACTTTCGTCGCTTAAAATACTTTCtctcaaaaataattcaattttagaaATACCATCAGCGAATCTGTTTTTTGTTGTACATTTGGAATATTTAGATCTCtctgaaaatttaattcaacaaataGATAAGCATGGAATTCCATTTTTGAAAGAGTTAAAGCATTtagattttaacaataatattattgaaagtgTCGATCAGTTGGGTCTCCACAATTTACCTTCATTGCGTCATTTGGATCTCAGCGATAATAATTTGACATCGATCCCTACATCTGCTCTTTCGAAACTATCGAACTTGTCACATTTGTACTTAAGCGGAAACTTTTTTCATAACATTTCATCGTTGTCTTTCCAAAGCTTGTTCCACTTGAAACATTTGCATCTGAGTAGACTATATGAGCTAGAGAAAGTGGATTCCAGGGCGTttgtagataatattaatttacaaaaaatatggatGAATGAGAATTTAAAAGTGAGAGAGGTTCCACCGAGACTATTTCATGGAAATCCAAAattaacacatatttatatGAGAAATAATGCCCTAGAAACACTTGAAGCTTCTCACTTCCCAATTGATACTCTTCAAGAACTAGAGATTTCTGGTAATCCTTTTGTATGCAATTGTTCTTTACTTTGGCTTTGGAAACTTGGTAGAGACTGCGAAATACGTAGCAAAAAGTTTGATAATACAAGTACTATACTGAGGATCGACTATGAAGATGTGAAATGTGCCGCGCCTGGGCATTTGCGGGGCGTTTTATTCGTGCAAATTCCGGAATCAGAATTTGGGTGTTCAAGTGGATGGGTGGTAGTTGCGATTGTGGTGCTAACTGTGAGTATAATTATAAGTGTGGTGGGTGGATTCCTGTATTTCATGGGTCCGTTAAAAAGGTGTAAAGGAGACAAATCAAAGCAAGTTATGAACAGTGTAATGTTAAACGCTGACGTATCTAAATTAGGAAATGGATTAGGATACTCAACGCGTAGTAGGGAACAGGAGAACAAAAGAGAAGTGGATAGATATCTTATGATCGGTTCGTCAGTAACTAACAATTTTCACTCATTAAATCCCCCTTGGCATAGTGTGGACAAAAATCCATATTATCAAGAAGATAGCGAAGAACATATCTACCAGCAATTCGCATATGAAACTATACCTCATCACAGAACCCCAGAAAAACCACACATAGTGTACGTTTAA